From a region of the Euwallacea similis isolate ESF13 chromosome 3, ESF131.1, whole genome shotgun sequence genome:
- the LOC136420171 gene encoding gametocyte-specific factor 1 homolog — MEVLRDNEEQIMCPYNSSHYIRKGRMDMHLVKCRKSHQSSDKFAICDFNSTHRIPEPELPYHHHYCPSRKVIELDICVEESLVIRQSKSNVQEASTVPIDSSWDDVNVPTYNPKAYCESRPIIRRLDTESAAIKRNFRLAERQRFNNFQPSELIELSNSKLGNGTSNRKQQPINLPPTPEFIVESIEPTPDQIKKLLGEVSILPKEASIPE, encoded by the exons ATGGAAGTTTTGAGAGA TAATGAGGAACAAATCATGTGCCCCTACAATTCTTCACATTATATTCGAAAGGGCCGAATGGATATGCATTTGGTAAAATGCAGGAAAAGTCACCAGAGCAGTGACAAGTTTGCAATTTGTGATTTCAATTCAACACACCGAATCCCAGAGCCTGAATTACCA TACCATCATCACTACTGCCCAAGCCGTAAAGTAATAGAATTAGACATTTGTGTCGAAGAATCGTTAGTAATTCGCCAATCCAAATCTAACGTGCAAGAGGCTTCAACAGTACCCATTGATTCATCTTGGGACGAT gtaAATGTGCCAACATACAATCCAAAGGCGTATTGTGAAAGTCGTCCTATAATACGTCGTCTTGATACAGAATCTGCTGcgataaaaagaaactttagACTTGCAGAACGTCAACGTTTTAATAACTTTCAACCATCAGAACTCATTGAATTAAGCAATTCAAAATTAGGAAATGGTACATCTAACAGAAAACAGCAACCTATTAAT CTTCCCCCAACACCAGAATTTATTGTGGAGAGCATTGAGCCCACTCCTGATCAAATCAAGAAACTGCTAGGAGAAGTCTCCATTCTCCCAAAGGAAGCTTCCATTccagaataa
- the LOC136420170 gene encoding enolase-phosphatase E1-like isoform X1, which produces MSGDKKGSAPAANFEKCSVVLVDVLGTTTSINFAKETLFPFVIKNAEEVLKVKWEEEDVKSAVKELKEGNEEIDLETTAKLVKELTENESDNPGLKALQGIISEKGYESGDLKAHVFSDVPASFESWAKSRKIAIYSSGSADSQKHVFAKSTEGDLSRHISNYFDQSVGPKTESGSYKKIVEELAVKPEEVLFISDLIEEVKAAKTAGLSVAVITREGNAKLPEDSKDYPVISSFKEITFENPSKRKNVDEPAVTEEPPSKVAKIESESKEESKNVNEKPKVKSSEIEDKAMDVDADAAEYAEKPKEDVTPDKPVENSTTTETTEKTETVEKTELTPVEDVTMKDVDATEEKTSKIEVSKSGDKTEEVVDSTEKTEIAEITAQENTQNQTEAVEEIEDEKKVSENAEDTKKEESKEVNGDVLTGADVSEKLELTEKKVEEQVYSPSKDVKDPIEAESKIEETEKKTEATVESSEVNSSSEEKDQVAEKLDDNKPVADSSVVVNITDEVQTTIDSKESSKPVDDTLSEEKVDSTEPPTVESNSAKVDEEKENKKDLANGLENGDTKTTTNGDVTEEVKVNGDSKTEGEVKEDTKEKSKESAGAEENVDEIKAKKTEATAAATEAPAVSVEV; this is translated from the exons ATGAGTGGCGACAAGAAGGGCAGTGCTCCGGCCGCAAACTTCGAAAAATGTTCGGTCGTTTTGGTAGACGTTCTCGGCACCACAACTTCTATTAATTTTGCTAAG GAAACACTGTTTCCATTTGTGATCAAAAACGCGGAAGAGGTACTGAAAGTCAAATGGGAGGAAGAAGACGTTAAATCTGCAGTAAAGGAACTTAAAGAAGGAAACGAAGAAATAGATCTCGAAACCACTGCCAAGCTCGTAAAAGAGCTCACCGAAAATGAAAGTGATAACCCTGGTTTAAAAGCATTGCAGGGAATCATATCTGAAAAGGGTTATGAAAGTGGAGACTTAAAAGCTCA TGTGTTTAGCGACGTTCCTGCTTCTTTTGAATCGTGGGCCAAATCTCGCAAAATTGCCATTTATTCCTCTGGAAGCGCCGATTCCCAAAAGCATGTTTTTGCTAAATCTACAGAAGGCGACTTATCCCGCcacatttcaaattatttcgaCCAATCAGTAGGGCCCAAAACAGAAAGCGGGAGCTATAAGAAGATCGTTGAAGAATTGGCCGTAAAACCAGAAGAGGTTTTGTTTATAAGTGATTTAATCGAAG aGGTCAAGGCGGCTAAGACAGCAGGACTTTCCGTAGCTGTGATTACCAGAGAAGGCAACGCCAAGCTGCCGGAAGATTCTAAGGATTACCCAGTCATTTCCAGCTTTAAGGAAATCACATTCGAAAACCCTTCGAAAAGAAAGAACGTCGACGAGCCGGCGGTAACGGAG gaaCCTCCGTCTAAAGTGGCTAAAATTGAATCCGAATCTAAGGAGGAATCTAAGAATGTAAACGAAAAGCCAAAAGTGAAGAGTTCTGAAATAGAAGATAAAGCTATGGATGTGGATGCTGATGCTGCTGAATATGCTGAAAAACCTAAAGAAG ATGTCACACCTGATAAACCTGTGGAAAACTCAACAACAACGGAGACCACTGAAAAGACTGAAACCGTAGAGAAGACTGAATTGACGCCAGTAGAAGATGTAACTATGAAGGATGTAGACGCTACCGAAGAGAAGACTTCCAAAATAGAAGTCTCAAAATCAGGAGACAAGACTGAAGAAGTAGTTGATAGTACTGAGAAGACTGAAATTGCCGAGATAACTGCCCAAGAAAATACTCAAAATCAAACTGAAGCAGTAGAAGAAATTGAAGATGAAAAGAAAGTATCTGAAAACGCTGAAGACactaaaaaagaagaaagcaAGGAAGTTAATGGTGATGTTCTTACTGGTGCCGATGTTTCAG aaaaacttGAATTGACGGAGAAGAAAGTTGAGGAGCAAGTTTATAGTCCCAGCAAAGATGTCAAAGACCCTATCGAAGCAGAATCTAAGATCGAAGAAACTGAGAAAAAGACTGAAGCAACGGTTGAGTCAAGTGAAGTCAACTCATCATCTGAAGAGAAGGACCAGGTTGCTGAAAAACTGGat GATAACAAACCAGTCGCAGATTCGTCGGTAGTAGTCAATATCACCGACGAAGTTCAAACTACTATTGACTCTAAGGAATCGTCTAAACCTGTGGATGATACTCTCTCAGAAGAGAAAGTCGACAGTACAGAACCTCCAACAGTTGAGTCGAATTCAGCCAAAGTAGATGAAGAAAAAGAGAATAAGAAGGATTTGGCAAATGGCTTGGAGAATGGCGATACAAAAACCACGACTAACGGAGACGTAACT GAGGAAGTAAAAGTAAACGGAGACTCGAAAACCGAAGGTGAGGTTAAAGAAGATACGAAAGAGAAATCAAAGGAATCGGCAGGTGCCGAAGAAAATGTAGATGAAATTAAAGCGAAGAAAACCGAAGCAACCGCAGCTGCTACCGAAGCGCCAGCAGTGAGTGTTGAGGTGTAG
- the LOC136420170 gene encoding enolase-phosphatase E1-like isoform X2: MSGDKKGSAPAANFEKCSVVLVDVLGTTTSINFAKETLFPFVIKNAEEVLKVKWEEEDVKSAVKELKEGNEEIDLETTAKLVKELTENESDNPGLKALQGIISEKGYESGDLKAHVFSDVPASFESWAKSRKIAIYSSGSADSQKHVFAKSTEGDLSRHISNYFDQSVGPKTESGSYKKIVEELAVKPEEVLFISDLIEEVKAAKTAGLSVAVITREGNAKLPEDSKDYPVISSFKEITFENPSKRKNVDEPAVTEEPPSKVAKIESESKEESKNVNEKPKVKSSEIEDKAMDVDADAAEYAEKPKEDVTPDKPVENSTTTETTEKTETVEKTELTPVEDVTMKDVDATEEKTSKIEVSKSGDKTEEVVDSTEKTEIAEITAQENTQNQTEAVEEIEDEKKVSENAEDTKKEESKEVNGDVLTGADVSEKLELTEKKVEEQVYSPSKDVKDPIEAESKIEETEKKTEATVESSEVNSSSEEKDQVAEKLDDNKPVADSSVVVNITDEVQTTIDSKESSKPVDDTLSEEKVDSTEPPTVESNSAKVDEEKENKKDLANGLENGDTKTTTNGDEEVKVNGDSKTEGEVKEDTKEKSKESAGAEENVDEIKAKKTEATAAATEAPAVSVEV; encoded by the exons ATGAGTGGCGACAAGAAGGGCAGTGCTCCGGCCGCAAACTTCGAAAAATGTTCGGTCGTTTTGGTAGACGTTCTCGGCACCACAACTTCTATTAATTTTGCTAAG GAAACACTGTTTCCATTTGTGATCAAAAACGCGGAAGAGGTACTGAAAGTCAAATGGGAGGAAGAAGACGTTAAATCTGCAGTAAAGGAACTTAAAGAAGGAAACGAAGAAATAGATCTCGAAACCACTGCCAAGCTCGTAAAAGAGCTCACCGAAAATGAAAGTGATAACCCTGGTTTAAAAGCATTGCAGGGAATCATATCTGAAAAGGGTTATGAAAGTGGAGACTTAAAAGCTCA TGTGTTTAGCGACGTTCCTGCTTCTTTTGAATCGTGGGCCAAATCTCGCAAAATTGCCATTTATTCCTCTGGAAGCGCCGATTCCCAAAAGCATGTTTTTGCTAAATCTACAGAAGGCGACTTATCCCGCcacatttcaaattatttcgaCCAATCAGTAGGGCCCAAAACAGAAAGCGGGAGCTATAAGAAGATCGTTGAAGAATTGGCCGTAAAACCAGAAGAGGTTTTGTTTATAAGTGATTTAATCGAAG aGGTCAAGGCGGCTAAGACAGCAGGACTTTCCGTAGCTGTGATTACCAGAGAAGGCAACGCCAAGCTGCCGGAAGATTCTAAGGATTACCCAGTCATTTCCAGCTTTAAGGAAATCACATTCGAAAACCCTTCGAAAAGAAAGAACGTCGACGAGCCGGCGGTAACGGAG gaaCCTCCGTCTAAAGTGGCTAAAATTGAATCCGAATCTAAGGAGGAATCTAAGAATGTAAACGAAAAGCCAAAAGTGAAGAGTTCTGAAATAGAAGATAAAGCTATGGATGTGGATGCTGATGCTGCTGAATATGCTGAAAAACCTAAAGAAG ATGTCACACCTGATAAACCTGTGGAAAACTCAACAACAACGGAGACCACTGAAAAGACTGAAACCGTAGAGAAGACTGAATTGACGCCAGTAGAAGATGTAACTATGAAGGATGTAGACGCTACCGAAGAGAAGACTTCCAAAATAGAAGTCTCAAAATCAGGAGACAAGACTGAAGAAGTAGTTGATAGTACTGAGAAGACTGAAATTGCCGAGATAACTGCCCAAGAAAATACTCAAAATCAAACTGAAGCAGTAGAAGAAATTGAAGATGAAAAGAAAGTATCTGAAAACGCTGAAGACactaaaaaagaagaaagcaAGGAAGTTAATGGTGATGTTCTTACTGGTGCCGATGTTTCAG aaaaacttGAATTGACGGAGAAGAAAGTTGAGGAGCAAGTTTATAGTCCCAGCAAAGATGTCAAAGACCCTATCGAAGCAGAATCTAAGATCGAAGAAACTGAGAAAAAGACTGAAGCAACGGTTGAGTCAAGTGAAGTCAACTCATCATCTGAAGAGAAGGACCAGGTTGCTGAAAAACTGGat GATAACAAACCAGTCGCAGATTCGTCGGTAGTAGTCAATATCACCGACGAAGTTCAAACTACTATTGACTCTAAGGAATCGTCTAAACCTGTGGATGATACTCTCTCAGAAGAGAAAGTCGACAGTACAGAACCTCCAACAGTTGAGTCGAATTCAGCCAAAGTAGATGAAGAAAAAGAGAATAAGAAGGATTTGGCAAATGGCTTGGAGAATGGCGATACAAAAACCACGACTAACGGAGAC GAGGAAGTAAAAGTAAACGGAGACTCGAAAACCGAAGGTGAGGTTAAAGAAGATACGAAAGAGAAATCAAAGGAATCGGCAGGTGCCGAAGAAAATGTAGATGAAATTAAAGCGAAGAAAACCGAAGCAACCGCAGCTGCTACCGAAGCGCCAGCAGTGAGTGTTGAGGTGTAG